A region of Gracilinanus agilis isolate LMUSP501 chromosome 3, AgileGrace, whole genome shotgun sequence DNA encodes the following proteins:
- the KCTD12 gene encoding BTB/POZ domain-containing protein KCTD12, translating to MALADSTRGLPNGGGGGGGGSGSSSSSSEPPLFPEIVELNVGGQVYVTRRCTVVSVPDSLLWRMFSQQQPQELARDSKGRFFLDRDGFLFRYILDYLRDLQLVLPDYFPERSRLQREAEYFQLPELVRRLGAPQQPGPGPPPPHSRRGVYKEGSVGGGGDELLPLGYLDPEQQEGASAGAPSPTLDLASRSPSGGAGGPLLTPSQSLDGSRRSGYITIGYRGSYTIGRDAQADAKFRRVARITVCGKTSLAKEVFGETLNESRDPDRPPERYTSRYYLKFNFLEQAFDKLSESGFHMVACSSTGTCAFASSTDQSEDKIWTSYTEYVFCRE from the coding sequence ATGGCTCTGGCGGACAGCACACGTGGATTACCCAAcgggggcggcggcggcgggggcgGCAGCGGCTCCTCGTCGTCTTCGTCGGAGCCTCCTCTGTTCCCCGAGATCGTGGAACTGAACGTGGGGGGCCAGGTATATGTGACCCGGCGCTGCACCGTGGTGTCCGTGCCGGACTCGCTGCTCTGGCGTATGTTCTCTCAGCAGCAGCCGCAGGAACTGGCCCGGGACAGCAAGGGTCGCTTCTTTCTGGACCGGGACGGCTTTCTCTTCCGCTACATCTTGGATTACTTGCGGGACTTGCAGCTTGTGCTGCCTGACTACTTCCCGGAGCGCAGCCGGCTGCAGCGGGAGGCTGAGTACTTCCAGCTTCCCGAACTCGTGCGACGCCTCGGGGCTCCCCAGCAGCCCGGGCCAGGCCCGCCGCCGCCCCACTCTCGGCGTGGGGTGTACAAAGAGGGCTCCGTGGGGGGCGGAGGCGACGAGCTTCTGCCCCTGGGTTACCTGGACCCGGAGCAGCAAGAGGGCGCCTCCGCAGGGGCGCCCTCACCCACCCTGGACCTAGCTAGCCGCAGCCCATCCGGTGGCGCCGGGGGCCCGTTGCTTACCCCATCCCAGTCCTTGGATGGCAGCCGGCGCTCGGGCTACATCACCATCGGCTACCGGGGCTCCTACACCATCGGGCGAGACGCTCAGGCGGACGCCAAGTTCCGGCGGGTGGCGAGGATCACAGTCTGTGGCAAGACCTCGCTGGCCAAGGAGGTGTTTGGTGAGACCCTGAACGAGAGCCGAGACCCCGACCGGCCCCCAGAGCGCTACACCTCTCGCTACTACCTCAAGTTCAACTTTCTGGAGCAGGCCTTCGACAAGCTTTCTGAGTCCGGCTTCCACATGGTGGCCTGCAGCTCCACTGGCACCTGCGCCTTCGCCAGCAGCACAGACCAGAGCGAAGACAAGATTTGGACCAGCTACACCGAGTACGTCTTCTGTCGGGAGTGA